A genomic stretch from Bos mutus isolate GX-2022 chromosome 4, NWIPB_WYAK_1.1, whole genome shotgun sequence includes:
- the LOC138987603 gene encoding uncharacterized protein — protein MEGAAMAPLLPADVTVTQLSRSIHLYCRPGPAGSPGPRPLLLLLPWLGARPAAQGKYLQLYLACGFDVLAVESTLSHFLCPRQGLRWAAHVLALLQGPGALASRPLVVHALSLGGYTFAQMLLLMGQDLGRHGSVAQRLKGHIFDSLVVGSLDRMALGVSQLMKPQALGPVVRATAMFYFHLCPSCTIRHYEAAVAAFQQPPVRPPTLVYYSLDDPLCDSACLQELLAAWQRLGMPVWVQAWETSRHAAHLRQHPLEYSSTLATFLGRLGLVAPAARL, from the exons ATGGAG GGTGCGGCCATGGCCCCGCTGCTCCCCGCCGATGTGACGGTGACCCAGCTCTCCCGCTCCATCCACCTGTACTGCAGGCCGGGCCCAGCGGGGTCTCCAGGGCCCCGCCCACTGCTCCTGCTCCTGCCGTGGCTGGGGGCGAGGCCAGCTGCCCAGGGCAAGTACCTGCAGCTGTACCTGGCCTGCGGCTTCGACGTGCTGGCCGTGGAGAGCACGCTGAGCCACTTCCTGTGCCCACGCCAGGGCCTGAGGTGGGCTGCCCACGTGCTGGCACTGCTGCAGGGGCCTGGGGCCCTGGCCAGCCGCCCACTGGTGGTGCACGCACTCTCCCTGGGTGGCTACACCTTTGCACAGATGCTCCTGCTCATGGGCCAGGACCTGGGGCGCCACGGCAGCGTGGCCCAGCGCCTGAAGGGCCATATTTTCGACAGCCTGGTGGTGGGCAGCCTGGACCGCATGGCGCTGG GTGTGTCTCAGCTGATGAAGCCACAGGCCCTGGGCCCAGTGGTCAGGGCCACAGCCATGTTCTACTTCCACCTGTGTCCCAGCTGTACCATCCGGCATTATGAGGCTGCGGTGGCCGCGTTCCAGCAGCCACCCGTCAGGCCCCCGACACTTGTCTACTATAGTCTGGATGATCCCCTCTGTGACAGTGCCTGCCTGCAGGAGCTGCTGGCCGCCTGGCAGCGGCTGGGCATGCCGGTGTGGGTGCAGGCCTGGGAGACCTCGCGCCATGCGGCCCACCTGCGCCAGCACCCCCTGGAGTACAGCAGCACCCTCGCCACCTTCCTGGGGAGGCTCGGCCTTGTGGCCCCCGCAGCCCGGCTCTGA